The following coding sequences lie in one Heyndrickxia oleronia genomic window:
- a CDS encoding endonuclease MutS2 — MQDKILKTLEFNKIKELLLEHASSTLGQDKIKQLVPSSSFEEVLDLQAETDEAVHVLRLKGHIPLSGIHDIRPHIKRAQIGGILNPMELVHTASTIYAGRTIKRFIEGLLENSVEIPILEQKAEQIIILTPLEHKIKNAIDENGDILDGASEALRQIRQKLRSNEGRIREKLESLIRSRNASKMLSDAIVTIRNDRYVIPVKQEYRSNYGGIVHDQSSSGQTLFIEPQSVVELNNQLRELHMKEQQEIERILSELSADVADVGEDLTTTVMILGEFDFIFAKALFGKSLKATRPIMNNNGIVNLYKARHPLIPINEVVANDISLGKDYTTILITGPNTGGKTITLKTIGICTLMAQAGLQIPALDGSELAVFTDVFADIGDEQSIEQSLSTFSSHMVNIVDILKHVNHESLVLFDELGAGTDPQEGAALAISILDEVYHRGARVVATTHYPELKAYGYNREGVINASVEFNVETLSPTYKLLIGVPGRSNAFEISKRLGLSESIIHHARSYIGTDTNKVENMIASLEKSKRDAERERQEAQDYLKDAEKLHKDLQKQMAEFYTQRDRMYEKAESKAANVVEKAQEEAEEIIRELRKMRLENHASIKEHELIEARKRLSDAVPNFEKSTVKKTANKKRVLAPGDEVKVISFNQKGQLLEKVSDKEWQVQMGIMKMKVKESDMEFIQSQQKVETKPLATVKGKDYHVSLELDLRGERYENALLRVEKYIDDALLAGYPRVSIIHGKGTGALRHGVQEYLKQHRSVKRIRLGDAGEGGSGITVVEFK, encoded by the coding sequence ATGCAAGATAAGATACTCAAAACGTTAGAATTTAATAAAATTAAAGAACTACTATTAGAACATGCTTCTTCAACACTTGGTCAAGATAAAATTAAACAACTTGTCCCTTCATCCTCGTTTGAAGAAGTGTTAGATTTACAGGCAGAAACGGATGAGGCAGTACATGTTTTACGATTAAAAGGGCATATCCCACTAAGTGGGATACATGATATTCGTCCACATATTAAAAGAGCACAAATAGGTGGAATCTTAAATCCAATGGAATTAGTCCATACGGCTAGTACGATTTATGCTGGACGAACAATCAAAAGATTTATTGAAGGTTTACTTGAAAATAGTGTTGAAATTCCAATTTTAGAACAAAAGGCAGAACAAATTATAATTCTCACTCCCCTTGAACATAAGATTAAAAATGCTATAGATGAAAATGGGGACATTCTTGACGGAGCTAGTGAAGCATTAAGACAAATTCGCCAAAAATTGAGATCAAATGAGGGCCGAATTCGTGAAAAATTAGAGAGTTTAATTCGTTCTCGTAATGCATCAAAGATGTTATCGGATGCAATTGTTACTATTAGAAATGATCGGTACGTTATTCCTGTTAAGCAGGAATATCGATCTAACTATGGGGGGATTGTTCACGATCAGTCTTCCTCTGGACAAACATTATTTATTGAACCACAGTCTGTAGTTGAATTAAATAATCAATTGAGAGAACTCCATATGAAAGAGCAGCAAGAGATTGAAAGAATCTTGAGTGAACTTTCCGCAGATGTCGCGGATGTCGGAGAGGATTTAACTACAACTGTTATGATATTAGGTGAATTTGATTTTATTTTTGCCAAGGCTCTGTTTGGAAAATCTTTGAAAGCAACTAGACCGATAATGAATAATAATGGTATTGTCAATTTATATAAGGCGAGACATCCTTTAATACCAATTAACGAAGTGGTTGCTAATGATATTAGTTTAGGAAAGGACTATACCACCATTCTTATAACTGGTCCAAATACAGGTGGTAAAACGATAACTCTTAAAACGATCGGTATTTGTACGCTAATGGCTCAGGCAGGATTACAAATTCCTGCATTGGATGGGTCGGAGCTTGCAGTATTTACTGATGTTTTTGCAGATATTGGTGATGAACAATCTATAGAACAAAGTTTAAGCACGTTTTCCTCCCATATGGTGAATATTGTTGATATATTGAAACATGTAAACCATGAAAGTCTTGTATTATTTGATGAATTAGGGGCAGGTACAGATCCCCAGGAAGGTGCAGCTTTAGCAATATCTATTTTAGATGAGGTCTATCACCGAGGCGCAAGAGTAGTCGCGACTACCCATTATCCAGAGTTAAAAGCATATGGCTATAATCGAGAAGGAGTCATCAATGCAAGTGTTGAGTTTAATGTTGAAACGTTAAGCCCAACCTATAAGCTCTTGATTGGTGTACCCGGACGAAGTAATGCATTTGAAATCTCAAAAAGATTAGGCCTTTCAGAATCAATTATTCATCATGCGAGATCATATATTGGAACAGATACGAATAAAGTCGAAAATATGATTGCTTCTTTAGAAAAAAGTAAACGAGATGCTGAAAGAGAACGACAGGAAGCTCAAGATTATTTAAAAGATGCTGAAAAGCTCCATAAGGATTTGCAGAAGCAAATGGCTGAATTTTACACACAGCGTGATCGGATGTATGAAAAGGCAGAATCCAAAGCAGCAAATGTCGTTGAAAAGGCTCAGGAAGAAGCAGAAGAAATTATTCGTGAATTAAGAAAAATGCGTTTAGAAAATCATGCTTCAATAAAAGAACATGAGTTGATTGAAGCGAGAAAACGACTAAGTGATGCGGTACCAAATTTCGAAAAATCGACTGTAAAGAAAACAGCAAATAAAAAACGTGTACTTGCCCCCGGTGATGAGGTGAAAGTTATCAGCTTTAATCAAAAAGGGCAATTGCTTGAAAAAGTAAGTGATAAAGAATGGCAAGTTCAAATGGGGATTATGAAAATGAAAGTAAAGGAATCAGATATGGAATTTATCCAATCCCAGCAAAAAGTGGAAACCAAACCACTTGCTACTGTTAAAGGTAAGGATTATCATGTCAGTCTTGAACTTGATTTACGTGGAGAAAGGTATGAAAATGCTTTATTAAGGGTCGAGAAATATATAGATGATGCCCTTCTTGCTGGATATCCTCGTGTATCAATTATTCACGGGAAAGGAACAGGTGCCCTTCGACATGGTGTTCAAGAATATTTGAAACAACATCGTTCTGTCAAACGTATAAGATTAGGTGATGCAGGTGAAGGTGGAAGCGGTATAACTGTTGTTGAATTTAAGTAA
- a CDS encoding CvpA family protein, with translation MINLVILLILVIGFFVGLKRGFILQLIHITGFIIAFIIAYMYFKDLAPHLKLWIPYPALDDNNSIVMLLKGMNLETAYYRAIAFAIIFFAVKIILHIIGSALDFVARLPIIKPLNIWAGGILGFVEVYLIIFILLYIAALLPIDSIQTSLDQSFIAKGIIKNTPFLSKQIEEWWITNIS, from the coding sequence ATGATTAATTTAGTGATTCTATTAATCTTAGTAATTGGATTTTTTGTTGGTCTAAAGAGAGGATTTATCCTTCAGCTTATCCATATTACAGGATTTATTATTGCTTTTATTATAGCATACATGTATTTTAAAGATTTAGCTCCGCATCTAAAGTTATGGATTCCGTACCCTGCGTTAGATGATAATAATTCAATAGTTATGCTTTTAAAAGGAATGAATTTAGAAACAGCTTATTATCGAGCGATTGCATTTGCCATCATTTTCTTTGCAGTAAAAATCATTTTACATATTATCGGTTCTGCACTAGATTTTGTTGCTCGTTTACCAATAATTAAGCCGTTGAATATATGGGCTGGTGGGATTTTAGGTTTTGTAGAAGTATATTTAATTATCTTTATTTTATTATATATTGCTGCCTTATTACCAATAGATTCAATCCAAACATCTTTGGACCAATCTTTCATTGCTAAAGGTATCATTAAAAATACACCTTTTCTTTCAAAACAAATTGAAGAATGGTGGATTACGAATATATCCTAA
- the zapA gene encoding cell division protein ZapA, which translates to MNLTEKNRTTVGIYGQQYTIIGTESTSHIREVASIVDAKMREIRSNNPSLDTSKLAVLTAVNTVNEYLKLKEQYELLIKNFNN; encoded by the coding sequence ATGAATTTGACTGAGAAAAATCGAACAACAGTTGGAATATATGGACAGCAATATACCATTATTGGTACAGAGTCAACAAGTCATATACGTGAAGTTGCCTCAATTGTTGATGCTAAAATGCGTGAAATTCGTTCCAATAACCCCTCATTGGATACAAGTAAACTTGCTGTCTTAACTGCTGTCAATACAGTAAATGAATATCTTAAATTAAAGGAGCAATACGAGCTTCTGATTAAAAACTTCAATAATTAA
- a CDS encoding long-chain-fatty-acid--CoA ligase, with amino-acid sequence MDNKPWLNQYPEEIPATLTYEEKPVHSYLTEAARLYSNKMAIHFMGKELTFQEIYESALKFANYLKKLGVEKGDRVAIMLPNGPQSVIGYFGVLYAGAIVVQTNPLYTERELEYQMDDSGAKVILTLDILFPRVSKVMKNTQIEHIIVTAIKDYLPFPKNLIYPFIQKKQTGLTVNVSHEGNHHLLKKILTETEAVPLNIDFDFENDLALLQYTGGTTGFPKGVMLTHKNLIANATMCDAWLYKAKKGEEIVLGLLPFFHVYGMTAVLLLSIMQGYKMVLLPKFDAETTLKTIEKQRPTLFPGAPTIYIGLLNHPDIQKYDLSSINSCISGSAALPVEVQQKFEKVTGGKLVEGYGLSESSPVTHANFVWEEKRVKGSIGVPWPDTDAAIFSMEDGTPLPYGEIGELAVKGPQVMKGYWNRPEETDQVLKNGWLYTGDLGYMDENGYFYIVDRKKDMIIAGGYNIYPREIEEVLYEHPDIQEAVVAGVPDPYRGETVKAYIVLKENATVTKEELNTFTRKYLAAYKVPRIYEFRKELPKTAVGKILRRSLIDEERKKHG; translated from the coding sequence ATGGATAATAAGCCATGGTTAAATCAATATCCTGAAGAGATACCAGCTACATTAACGTATGAGGAAAAGCCGGTACATTCTTATTTAACTGAAGCTGCAAGGCTCTATTCAAATAAAATGGCTATTCATTTTATGGGGAAAGAGTTAACTTTTCAGGAAATCTATGAATCTGCTTTGAAATTTGCAAACTACTTAAAAAAGCTAGGAGTAGAAAAGGGAGATAGGGTAGCTATAATGTTACCAAATGGACCTCAATCTGTTATTGGTTATTTTGGTGTACTATATGCAGGTGCAATTGTTGTTCAAACGAATCCTTTATATACAGAAAGAGAATTAGAATATCAAATGGACGACTCTGGTGCAAAGGTGATTTTGACGTTAGATATCCTTTTTCCAAGAGTTTCAAAAGTGATGAAAAATACGCAAATTGAGCACATTATTGTAACCGCTATCAAAGACTACTTACCTTTCCCGAAAAATCTTATTTATCCTTTTATCCAAAAAAAGCAAACCGGTTTGACAGTTAATGTGTCACACGAAGGTAATCATCATCTTCTAAAAAAAATCCTTACTGAAACGGAGGCAGTGCCACTAAATATTGATTTTGATTTTGAAAATGATTTAGCACTGTTGCAATACACAGGCGGTACAACCGGTTTTCCAAAAGGAGTGATGCTTACACATAAAAATCTTATTGCTAATGCAACAATGTGTGATGCCTGGTTATATAAAGCGAAAAAAGGGGAAGAAATTGTTCTTGGGCTATTACCCTTTTTTCATGTATATGGTATGACAGCGGTCTTATTATTATCGATCATGCAAGGATATAAAATGGTGTTGTTACCAAAGTTTGATGCAGAAACTACCTTAAAGACAATTGAAAAACAGCGTCCTACTTTATTTCCAGGAGCACCAACAATCTATATAGGTTTATTAAATCATCCAGATATTCAAAAATATGACCTTTCATCCATTAATTCTTGTATTAGCGGATCTGCTGCTCTACCAGTGGAAGTACAACAGAAATTTGAAAAAGTAACAGGTGGAAAGCTTGTTGAAGGTTATGGTTTATCGGAATCGTCACCCGTAACCCATGCAAATTTTGTTTGGGAAGAAAAGCGTGTAAAAGGAAGCATAGGTGTTCCTTGGCCAGATACGGATGCAGCTATTTTTTCCATGGAAGATGGCACCCCATTGCCATATGGTGAAATTGGTGAGCTTGCCGTAAAGGGTCCGCAAGTAATGAAAGGATATTGGAATCGACCAGAGGAAACAGATCAGGTTTTAAAAAATGGCTGGTTATATACGGGTGATTTAGGGTATATGGATGAAAATGGCTATTTTTATATTGTTGATCGGAAAAAAGATATGATAATTGCTGGCGGATATAATATTTATCCTCGTGAAATTGAAGAGGTTTTATATGAACATCCGGATATCCAGGAAGCAGTTGTTGCAGGAGTACCCGATCCATATAGGGGCGAAACAGTAAAGGCATACATCGTGTTAAAAGAAAATGCTACTGTAACGAAAGAAGAATTAAATACATTTACAAGAAAATATTTAGCTGCATATAAAGTTCCTAGAATTTATGAATTTAGAAAGGAATTACCAAAAACAGCAGTGGGTAAAATTTTAAGGCGTTCATTAATAGATGAAGAACGTAAAAAGCACGGGTAA
- a CDS encoding enoyl-CoA hydratase: MEFLTYTKEEQVAFIAINRPPANALGSAVIDELSELLDQLEADRDIRVLLLHGDGRFFSAGADIKEFTTIGSDDEFGRLGEKGQRLFERMEKFEKPIIAAIHGAALGGGLELAMACHIRLVTATAKLGLPELQLGLVPGFAGTQRLPRYVGMAKAAEMLFTSEPISGKDAVAYGLANHAYSDDELLVKAKELAYKIAKKSPIALKAAIELLNYGKTKEFYEGVKREAELFAKVFASKDGQEGIQAFIEKREPQFKGE; this comes from the coding sequence ATGGAGTTTCTAACCTATACAAAAGAAGAACAAGTTGCATTCATTGCGATTAATCGACCACCTGCTAATGCTTTAGGTTCAGCAGTCATTGATGAGTTATCAGAGCTTCTCGATCAATTAGAAGCTGATCGTGATATCCGAGTATTACTCCTACATGGAGACGGTCGCTTTTTTTCAGCTGGTGCGGATATTAAAGAATTTACAACGATCGGTTCAGATGATGAATTTGGTAGATTAGGAGAAAAAGGACAGCGATTATTTGAAAGAATGGAAAAGTTTGAAAAACCAATTATAGCTGCTATACATGGGGCAGCATTAGGAGGGGGACTTGAATTAGCTATGGCTTGTCATATTCGTTTGGTGACGGCTACAGCTAAATTAGGACTGCCAGAGCTCCAATTGGGATTAGTTCCTGGGTTCGCTGGAACACAAAGGCTTCCTAGATATGTAGGGATGGCAAAAGCGGCTGAAATGTTATTTACAAGTGAACCAATTTCCGGTAAAGATGCCGTTGCATATGGTCTAGCAAATCATGCTTATTCAGACGATGAATTATTAGTAAAAGCCAAGGAATTGGCATATAAAATTGCAAAGAAGAGTCCTATTGCATTAAAAGCTGCCATCGAACTATTAAACTATGGAAAAACGAAAGAATTTTACGAAGGGGTAAAACGTGAAGCAGAACTATTTGCTAAAGTTTTCGCTTCGAAAGATGGACAAGAAGGAATACAAGCGTTTATTGAAAAGCGTGAACCGCAATTTAAAGGGGAGTAA
- the polX gene encoding DNA polymerase/3'-5' exonuclease PolX, with the protein MKVNKKEVVRLLEQIATYMELKGENAFKIAAFRKAAAALETDVRSLEEIEDFTSINGIGKGTNEVIIEYIQSGQSSVLKELQNEVPKGLIPLLQLPSLGGKKISRLYHELDIIDVQSLKAACEEGKVQTLKGFGKKTEEKILEAIETFSLKPTRFPLAYMLKHIRLLDEELRHMDGIIQFSHAGSLRRVQETLKDLDYVISTHEPKLVKEQLLRLNEAKEAIASGNTKVSITISDVHDVNVDFRLVTPEEFATALHHFTGSKQHNVRMRQLAKQRGEKISEYGVELIETGETLTFESEEEFYHHFDLPFIPPEIREDGKEVDEYTFEKELLTLKDIQGDLHMHTTWSDGAHTLEDMINACREKGYKYMAITDHSRYLTVANGLTPERLREQNEEIKRLNDKYDDILILSGIEMDILPDGTLDYEDELLAELDIVIASIHSSFNQPKAKIMDRLKTALMNPHVDIIAHPTGRLIGRRQGYDVDIELLIELAKETNTVLELNSNPNRLDLTSTYVRKAQENGVKIVINTDAHHKEDLEFMEYGVGTARKGWIQKKSVLNTMEPDELIDFLRKKNK; encoded by the coding sequence ATGAAAGTCAATAAAAAGGAAGTTGTTCGGTTATTAGAGCAAATTGCTACTTATATGGAATTAAAAGGCGAGAATGCCTTTAAAATAGCAGCATTTAGAAAGGCAGCAGCAGCGTTAGAAACAGATGTTAGAAGCCTTGAGGAAATTGAAGATTTCACTTCGATTAATGGAATAGGAAAAGGGACGAATGAAGTCATTATTGAATATATACAAAGTGGACAATCTAGTGTCCTTAAGGAATTACAAAATGAAGTACCTAAAGGGCTGATTCCTTTATTACAGCTCCCCAGCTTAGGTGGAAAAAAGATTTCAAGATTATATCATGAATTAGATATTATAGATGTTCAATCTTTAAAAGCTGCTTGTGAAGAAGGAAAAGTACAAACATTAAAGGGCTTTGGTAAAAAGACTGAAGAAAAAATTTTGGAAGCCATTGAAACTTTTAGTCTAAAGCCTACTCGTTTTCCTCTGGCATATATGTTAAAGCATATCCGATTACTTGATGAGGAATTAAGACATATGGATGGAATTATCCAGTTTTCTCATGCTGGAAGCTTAAGAAGAGTACAGGAAACTTTAAAGGATTTGGATTATGTTATTTCAACCCATGAGCCAAAACTGGTAAAAGAACAGCTTTTAAGGCTCAATGAAGCAAAGGAAGCGATTGCTAGTGGAAATACAAAGGTTTCCATTACTATTTCAGATGTACATGATGTGAATGTGGATTTTAGACTCGTTACACCAGAGGAATTTGCTACTGCATTACACCATTTCACTGGTTCAAAGCAACATAATGTCCGCATGAGGCAGCTTGCTAAGCAACGCGGAGAAAAAATCAGTGAGTATGGTGTTGAATTGATTGAAACTGGTGAAACGCTTACTTTTGAAAGTGAAGAAGAGTTTTATCATCATTTTGATTTACCCTTTATTCCACCTGAAATTCGTGAGGACGGCAAGGAAGTAGATGAGTATACTTTTGAGAAAGAATTGCTTACACTAAAGGATATTCAAGGCGACCTGCATATGCATACGACATGGTCTGATGGTGCTCATACATTGGAAGATATGATTAATGCTTGTAGGGAAAAAGGGTATAAATATATGGCTATAACAGATCATTCCCGTTATTTAACGGTAGCAAATGGCCTTACTCCTGAGAGACTAAGAGAGCAAAATGAAGAAATTAAGCGCTTAAATGATAAATATGATGATATATTGATTTTATCAGGGATTGAAATGGATATTCTTCCGGATGGAACACTCGATTATGAGGATGAATTATTAGCAGAATTAGATATTGTCATTGCATCTATTCATTCTAGCTTTAATCAACCGAAAGCGAAAATAATGGATCGTTTAAAAACAGCATTAATGAATCCACATGTTGATATCATTGCACATCCGACAGGACGATTAATTGGGCGTCGGCAAGGCTATGATGTCGATATTGAGTTATTAATTGAATTGGCAAAAGAAACAAATACAGTTCTCGAATTAAATTCAAATCCTAATCGTCTGGACTTAACATCGACATATGTTAGAAAAGCACAAGAAAATGGTGTCAAAATAGTCATCAATACCGATGCTCATCATAAAGAGGATTTGGAATTTATGGAATACGGCGTTGGTACAGCAAGAAAAGGATGGATACAAAAAAAATCTGTATTAAATACTATGGAACCGGATGAATTGATCGATTTTTTAAGAAAGAAAAACAAATAA
- the rnhC gene encoding ribonuclease HIII, whose amino-acid sequence MSNTVIKVSTKTIQLMNEHYSHSLLEKKPPGAIFTAKHNGCTITAYRSGKVMFQGNNHSEEASNWGNPVVKQVDPIKHQTSGNPLPRNLSSLSIIGSDEVGTGDYFGPITVVSAYVDKEQIPLLKELGVKDSKNLTDTQIITIAKDLLHIIPYSLLTLHNEKYNELQSSGMTQGKMKAILHNQAISKLLKKISPITPEAILIDQFVEADTYYRHLKGQKEIIQENVLFSTKGESVHLAVAAASILARYAFVKAFDELSKKVGVSLPKGAGHKVDQVAAQLIKQNGKSSLKHLAKLHFANTEKAIKLI is encoded by the coding sequence ATGTCAAATACTGTAATTAAAGTTTCAACTAAAACAATTCAATTAATGAACGAACATTATTCTCATTCATTACTTGAAAAAAAGCCACCAGGTGCTATTTTTACTGCAAAGCATAATGGGTGTACGATCACCGCCTATCGTTCAGGTAAAGTAATGTTTCAAGGCAATAATCATTCTGAAGAAGCAAGTAACTGGGGAAATCCAGTAGTAAAACAGGTAGACCCGATTAAACACCAAACATCAGGAAATCCTTTACCTCGGAACCTAAGTTCACTATCAATCATCGGTTCAGATGAAGTTGGAACTGGAGATTATTTCGGCCCTATTACAGTCGTAAGCGCGTATGTTGATAAAGAACAAATACCTTTATTAAAAGAACTAGGTGTAAAGGATTCTAAAAACCTTACTGATACACAAATTATCACAATTGCTAAGGATTTACTTCATATTATTCCATACAGCTTGCTTACATTACATAATGAAAAATATAATGAATTACAATCATCAGGTATGACCCAAGGTAAAATGAAAGCTATATTACATAACCAGGCAATTAGTAAGTTATTGAAGAAAATATCTCCAATAACACCTGAAGCCATATTGATTGATCAATTTGTTGAGGCAGATACATATTACCGACACCTTAAGGGACAAAAAGAAATCATTCAAGAGAATGTATTATTTAGTACAAAAGGTGAAAGCGTGCATTTAGCTGTAGCTGCTGCCTCTATTTTAGCTAGATATGCTTTTGTTAAAGCTTTTGATGAATTAAGCAAGAAAGTCGGGGTTTCTTTACCAAAAGGAGCCGGACACAAAGTTGATCAAGTAGCAGCTCAATTGATTAAACAAAATGGAAAATCAAGTTTAAAGCATTTAGCAAAACTCCATTTTGCTAATACTGAGAAAGCGATAAAGCTAATATAA
- a CDS encoding electron transfer flavoprotein subunit beta/FixA family protein: protein MNIFVLLKRTFDTEEKITITNGSINEDGAEFIINPYDEYAVEEAILVRDEHGGEVTVVTVGNEEAEKQLRTALAMGADKAVLINTEDDLDHADQFSTAKILAEYLKDKDADLIIGGNVAIDGGSGQVGPRVADLLGIPYVTTITKLEITGEKVSVIRDVEGDSEVIETTLPLLVTAQQGLNEPRYPSLPGIMKAKKKPLEELELDDLDLDEDDVEAKTKTIEVYLPSQKKAGKILSGELADQVVELVNLLHKEAKVI from the coding sequence ATGAATATCTTCGTACTTTTAAAAAGAACTTTTGATACTGAGGAAAAAATAACAATTACTAATGGATCAATCAATGAGGATGGTGCAGAATTTATTATTAATCCTTATGATGAATATGCTGTTGAAGAAGCAATCCTAGTTCGTGATGAACATGGTGGAGAAGTTACTGTTGTAACGGTAGGCAATGAAGAAGCTGAAAAACAATTGCGAACTGCCCTTGCAATGGGAGCTGATAAGGCAGTATTAATCAATACAGAGGATGATTTAGATCATGCAGATCAATTTTCCACAGCTAAGATTCTAGCAGAGTATTTAAAAGATAAAGATGCAGATTTAATTATTGGTGGAAATGTAGCGATTGATGGTGGTTCAGGACAAGTAGGACCACGTGTTGCAGATCTATTGGGCATCCCGTATGTAACGACCATTACAAAACTAGAAATTACTGGTGAAAAAGTATCGGTTATTCGTGATGTTGAAGGGGATTCTGAAGTTATCGAAACAACTTTACCATTATTAGTTACTGCACAGCAAGGATTGAATGAACCACGCTATCCATCATTACCTGGCATAATGAAAGCGAAGAAAAAGCCTTTAGAAGAACTTGAATTAGATGATCTCGATCTTGATGAGGATGATGTAGAAGCAAAAACAAAAACGATTGAAGTGTATTTACCATCTCAAAAAAAAGCAGGAAAAATTCTTTCAGGTGAGTTAGCTGACCAAGTAGTAGAGCTTGTAAATCTTCTTCATAAAGAGGCAAAAGTTATTTAA
- a CDS encoding TetR/AcrR family transcriptional regulator has protein sequence MKTNKPKYKQIIDAAVIVIAENGYHQAQVSKIAKQAGVADGTIYLYFKNKEDILISLFREKMGNFIDKIDEEIAGKQTAAEKLLVMIESHYKILSSDHQLAIVTQLELRQSNKELRLKINEVLKGYLKLIDRIIEHGMNTGEFRQDTEVRLVRQMIFGTIDETVTTWVMNEEKYDLVAQAPAVQQLLINGMGA, from the coding sequence ATGAAGACTAATAAACCGAAATACAAGCAAATTATTGATGCTGCTGTCATTGTAATCGCAGAAAATGGATATCATCAAGCTCAAGTTTCAAAGATTGCGAAACAAGCAGGCGTTGCGGACGGAACAATCTATCTTTATTTTAAAAATAAGGAAGATATTCTCATTTCTTTGTTTCGGGAGAAAATGGGGAATTTCATTGATAAAATTGATGAAGAAATAGCAGGAAAACAAACCGCTGCGGAGAAATTATTAGTAATGATAGAAAGCCATTATAAAATCTTATCAAGTGATCACCAATTAGCCATTGTTACACAATTGGAATTGCGTCAATCAAATAAGGAACTTCGTTTGAAAATTAATGAGGTTTTAAAAGGGTATTTAAAATTAATCGATAGAATCATTGAACATGGTATGAATACAGGCGAATTCAGACAAGATACAGAAGTAAGGCTTGTCCGCCAAATGATTTTTGGAACGATTGACGAAACGGTAACAACATGGGTAATGAATGAAGAAAAGTATGATTTAGTTGCACAAGCTCCAGCCGTTCAACAATTACTAATCAACGGTATGGGTGCATGA
- a CDS encoding DUF350 domain-containing protein: MRINFWENPFVQTAGYYSVVILCMIVFLVIFELVTKYKNWDEIKKGNIAVALATGGKIFGIANIFRYSIQHHDSLFIMIGWGFYGFVLLLIGYFIYEFLTPKFKIDVEIENDNRAVGFISMVISIGLSFVIGESIS; encoded by the coding sequence ATGAGGATAAATTTTTGGGAAAACCCATTTGTACAAACAGCAGGGTACTACAGCGTTGTTATCCTATGTATGATTGTTTTTTTAGTCATTTTCGAGCTGGTTACAAAATATAAAAACTGGGATGAAATAAAAAAAGGAAATATTGCTGTTGCATTGGCTACGGGTGGTAAAATATTTGGGATTGCCAATATTTTTAGATATTCTATTCAGCATCATGATTCACTTTTTATTATGATCGGCTGGGGATTCTATGGTTTTGTTTTATTGTTAATTGGTTATTTTATCTATGAATTTTTAACGCCAAAGTTTAAAATTGATGTTGAAATTGAAAATGATAATCGCGCAGTAGGTTTTATTTCCATGGTCATTTCAATTGGGTTATCATTTGTCATTGGAGAAAGTATTTCTTAA